Part of the Haemophilus influenzae genome is shown below.
GTTTCTGGAATGATGAAAAAGACCAATGTAGCGGCTAATAATCCCACGAGCGAAATAACGTAAAAAATTGCGTGCCAGTGAAAAAACTTGACGATGTAACCCCCAATAATTGGCGCAACTAAAGGCGCAAGCATAAACACTAACGTAATGGTGGACATCACTTTGGATAGCTGATCTTTACTAAATAAATCACGCAATAATGCGCCAGAAAGTACAACAGGTGCGGCACCAAAGAAACCTTGCACAAAACGAAGTGCGGTAAAATTTCCAACTGAATTTATTTCGGTAAGCACTAAAGCTGTTAATGCGCCCACAATAACACCGAGTAAAATGATCGGTTTTCGTCCGAAACTATCACCAAAAGGCCCCCAAAAAAGCTGACCAAACGCCATGCCATAAGCAAAAGAGGTGAGCGTGTGTTGTACTTGTTCTGGACTCACGCCGAGATCTTTCGCAATTTCTAAAAAAGACGGCAAATACATATCCACGCCAAAGGGCGGTAGCATAGAGAGAATACCGAGGGTAAGAATAAAGATGAAAGTCGATTTTTGTTGATTCATATTATTTTACTAACTTTTCAATTTCACTTTGAGTTAATGGGCGGTATTCGCCTTCTTCTAAGGATTCATCCAACACTACATCACCAATTTTCCAGCGATGTAATCCAACGACTTTATTCCCAAGTGCGGCAAACATACGTTTTACTTGATGATAACGACCTTCAGAAATGGTCAGATTCACATTGTAATCATCTAAAATTTCTAATTTTGCTGGTTTAGTGGGCTCTTTTTCTCCGCGTAATAAAATACCTTCCGAACAAGCCGCTGCATAATTTTCTTCTACAGGATCAGCTAATGTCACCAAATATGTTTTTTCACAATGATGCTTTGGGGAAGTAATACGATGTGACCATTGTCCATCATCAGTAAGCAATACGAGACCTGTCGTATCCACATCTAAGCGACCTGCGCTATGTAATTTTCCAGCTAAAGGGTAATCGAAAAATTGATAAATAGTTGGATAGTCGCCGTCATCATTAGAACAAACACAGCCTTGTGGTTTATGCAACATAAAATACTGGCCTTCTTCGATCCAAGTTAATAATTCATCTTCAAAATAAATTTCGTCTTCTTGTGAAATT
Proteins encoded:
- the rsuA gene encoding 16S rRNA pseudouridine(516) synthase RsuA; the protein is MRLDKFIAENTGLTRSQATKAIRQSAVKINGEIVKSGSVQISQEDEIYFEDELLTWIEEGQYFMLHKPQGCVCSNDDGDYPTIYQFFDYPLAGKLHSAGRLDVDTTGLVLLTDDGQWSHRITSPKHHCEKTYLVTLADPVEENYAAACSEGILLRGEKEPTKPAKLEILDDYNVNLTISEGRYHQVKRMFAALGNKVVGLHRWKIGDVVLDESLEEGEYRPLTQSEIEKLVK